The following are encoded together in the Bradyrhizobium sp. CCGUVB1N3 genome:
- a CDS encoding GcrA family cell cycle regulator, with protein MRMRFSVWDNPESEQVLRAMWMQGSSAALIADALRTSRNSVIGKVHRLGLSRTQRTPKAAKQPARSNVVPAPRKSKPRPGEPVPFLQAKWFHCRAVLDLRGKDGLALFCGQKKAIGSPWCAKHRRAFTAARVP; from the coding sequence ATGCGGATGCGGTTCAGCGTCTGGGACAATCCCGAGTCCGAACAGGTTCTTCGCGCGATGTGGATGCAAGGTAGCTCAGCGGCCCTCATCGCGGACGCCCTGCGCACGTCGCGCAATTCCGTCATCGGCAAGGTCCATCGCCTTGGGCTGTCGCGCACCCAGCGAACGCCGAAAGCGGCGAAGCAGCCCGCGCGGTCCAACGTCGTGCCGGCGCCCCGCAAGTCGAAGCCGCGTCCCGGCGAGCCGGTGCCATTCCTCCAGGCGAAGTGGTTTCACTGCCGCGCCGTGCTTGATCTGCGCGGCAAGGACGGGCTCGCGCTGTTCTGCGGCCAGAAGAAGGCCATCGGCTCGCCCTGGTGCGCCAAGCATCGGCGGGCGTTCACCGCTGCGAGGGTGCCCTG